TTGATAACACAAGATTGCATATAGAAAATGTGCCTATTTTTTCAGCTGGTTTAAAAGAAGTAGAAAATCCCATTCAAATGATTTTCCATGTCCTTTCAGGTTTGGTATTTCAAAGTTAATATCCATATGAATTTAAACTATCATgcatgtataggtatatatgtaacTCAAACTACTGCACATGGCAAAATTAACCTAATTTTGTATAGATAAACAGATTATATAGCCAAATACGAAACTAGTACCTAAAAAAGTTATATATCCAGGTTTTTCCAGTTATGGGCTGTGTGTTGTGGTTACTTCATCTTTGGCTGGTTGCCAGTAGGTCCCTCAGCTGGCTGGAACAACCCAGATTAAACTGCACTCACTGAACACTCAACTTGAGCACATCCTGACGGAGAAGCTTCTGTAGTCACTGTCTGCCGCTATAGTTTATTTCCCATTTCTGATTAGATTCAGACTAGACTAGATTCAGACTCTAAGAGTTCATTTACTTGCTGTTATCAATGGTCGTTATACGATATCCATCCTTTTAAAAGTGTGTCTGCCATGCTCAAAAGGAGGAGGAAATCTCAATTGTAATTGATTTTGACAATTTGAGCATGACACTACTGCCAAGTTATTGTCTGTGCAACCACAACCACAACAAGTTTGACTTAAACATTCTCATTGTGATGGATAAAAGTAGTTGGAGACTTTTCTCTGAACAAAACTATAATATGATCCTATGGTCATGGCTTTTGGGTGTTAACCAGACTCAGCCACATATTtgcaaaatgacaaagaaagaaAGCTGGAGTTCAGATGAGAGGCCACTTTCTACCCTCTCAAGCCAAACGTCTCTTTGCGCTCCTCACTATTGTGCAGCTGCCAGTCATCTCAGTGGGACCTGCCTTACCGCTGGAACCACACAGCCTGATGATGTGGGTGACAGAGAGGTCAGGCAGAGGGAGAGGCCTCGGACACATGTAATCTGCATTCCACTGAGTATCGGAGGAATGCAGAACAAAAAGAGGAGCCCCCATTCTTTTCTTATACACCCTTCCTTACAATATTGGTACCAATTGTTCTAGGGTCCCCAATACTGCCCCTCTAAAAATGATAGaagtataccaattttgtaAGAGGCAAAAAGAGGCGATAGCAAGACTTTTGAACACTTTGAAAACACCATGtttctccacttttttttgggtCTCATGATAAAAAGCAAAGGATAAAGTTGCTCCCTTCTACCCAATGAGAAGCCAGTGGACAGCAACAATATTCtgacaatttcaaaacaaaatagagAATGCTCTAAGAAATTGAAAGTTCTTTCGTATCAAGAGACATTCTTATTCCCATTGAGCCTTATTGAAacctggagtctatcccagctaactatgggcaccagtcgggggacaccctgagtcagtggccagccaatcgcagggcacaaggagatggacagccATTCTAACTGATAcaagggggaatttagagtgttcaaccagcctagcatgcatgttttgggcatgtgggagcaaaccggaatacccagagaataTGAAAACTCAACACAGTGATGAcgcacctgggatcaaaccctcgaccccagaaccttgaggttgacacgctaaccacttgatCACCAggccatccaaaaaaaatgcatcaatatTTCATTAATTTTATGGATAAAAGAATCAATTGCATGTTTCCAACTCACTTTTCACCAAACAGTCAATCAATCTttctcatttgttttgactgggagaggccaattgagaaaaaaatgctaccagtccctcccagtcaaaatagattgggcgTCTAGTGCTGTCATTAGCCCTGAAACATGATGATTTAATGCCAAACATCACAATTCAAATGGAtcacttttaatgtttttttttctaaattcctGTTCTGTGTTACGTGCACTTTATAACTTTTACGCCCAGCTGTTTGGTGTTTCTGTTGTCCTttagaaacaaaagaaaaaaaaccctctctTTTTGTTCAAACTTGGAAGCTGTGTAGCTTCTGAACTGGGTGGTTACTTCCTTTCGGATAAACATGTCATTAATCCGGGAGAACACATTCTTTCCAATTGCAAGATAATCAAGGGGGAAATATCCGGTGTTGGCGGAGCATTTTAGAGTTAATAAAAGGCCTCCAGCAATGCTGAACAATCTGTTCATGTGCAATTTGGATGTGAAGACTGTTGAGTAAAGGGTGGTGCTGTCATTAGGGTTTGTATGTGCAAATAAGACATTTTCAATTAGGGATCATCCATCATCCATTGTAATGAATTTGATGTTGACTCAAAAGCCTTTTTGAATAGAATTAAACCTTTCATGCACAAGTTCTTCTTTTTTGTAAAACCCTTACAAGGTagagaacaatttcaactcattgGTCATCATTGAGGGAGTAGACATGATTTTGAGGTGGTGCAAATGAACATTCCTTTAGCCAATTAGtagccaaaatggattggatgtctagcccTGTCAATGGCATTAAAGTTAGGGGCCATAACCATTATTTATatctgtttttaatcattttcaattgattgattttgtttattgaacattgcattcatttatttaacaataatggaaaatataattatttgaaCACAATAATGCTTAAGCATTTTAGGagattttataataaaatatgcatttttaaaattagcaGTAGTCTCTTGCCCTTTTGCTTAAAGGTCTTACATGTCATAAAATAGGGATGTTCCAGATTACATCATTTTCAGAGAATCAGCATCAGGTTTAAATGTATTGGGTGTTTaaaatttagatttgtttttaaatttaaaaaaggacaatgcaACAACACAATATACAGTTACAAGAATTTTGGCctacaaaaactaaaatatatgcAGTGTCTTTTatactatgtatgtatttttaaactactaaaacaaactttgcagAACAAAGAGCAAATGTCAAGTggcaataaaaatgtcaaacaaatctCAGCCAAGAAAGCTCCATTTATTTAATTGGATAACCAGATGATGAGGTTCCATTATGATGGATTTCCTTTTTCTCTACCTCGTGTTTTAGCGCATGGTTTCATGGGTTATTCAGTTGGTCTTCTCAGTCGCAACACACTGCCTGAATATAGCCCAGGAGAAAATTTCTTCACAGTATTTGGGGTCTTCTTCCCTGCTGCTACAGGTGGGTGTGTCTGCTCAGTGACTTAAGTCCAACATTACAATAGTTTGTTTACATTCCTCTGTGTGTTGTCTCTAGGTGTTATGTCAGGCTTCAACATGAGCCCAGACCTGAGGCGACCTGAACACAACATCCCTGTGGGAACACTAGCAGCTGTCTTCACCTCGTAGGATCAACACACATTCtatcacacaaaacaaaatgattagATGCAAAAATTAGGAAGAGACAGAAATGGGCAAACCCTATATATAATCCACTAGTAAATAATGAAATCTTAATCTTGACATATCTTGGCATATTGGATTCCAATCTGTTTTGTCCTCATATCCATTTTTGTGGGCTATTTGTTCACAAATTTTACCAGTCCAAATCGGAATTTGGCTTTTTTATACACATTATTGACTCATCTGACAAGTTACTGTGGCATTGAAGGCGTCATCCAGCACATGAAGTGTTTGAAGTCATACAGTTGCACAGAAACTGTTTGGTCGACTTAACTTAAGTTCAGTTATAAAAATCAGGTCGGCAGCATGCGATGAACAGCAGGGGAGAACTGCATTTCAGCTTTGGTAGGGAACCAACATCACTGTAATATTAGATTAATCAGTATAGTTCAGTTTCCCTATCTAACAAACAGTCATCTTACTTACCTACTTTGACTCTGTCCTTCCATATCTCCCCCATGCCTGCGTATTCGGCTATTAAAAGAAACAAGTTAGTATTTCGCTTGCATGCTCTCACTCACATTGACCCAAAcaacacccccccaccccccaaggAACACTTCCTCCCATAAACCCAAAATCCAGGATATTTTAACTGACTCGCAGGCCTCAGGGTGACCCATGGAACTTCCCTTGAGACTTGGGATATCTTTATAGTCAGAGTGATGACATTTAGAAATAACAGGCTAACTCAAGTCTTATTTATAAGGCCAAAATCAGTGAATAGAACAAATTGTTAAATAAGTGTGGTGTATTGCTGGGGACCCACAGGTGGTTCCTGTATCTGGTCTTTGTCTTCCTCCTCGGGGCCATATGTAGCAGAGAAGCTCTGCGATATGACTTCTTGATATCAGAAAAGGTAACAACCCTATACCGATGGTGTTAAAGACTCCATTTAACCAAGAACCACAATATTATCATGAACTTAACCACTTAAACTATTTCAAACATTACCAAtgtcaaaaaaaactaaaattcccATACTTAacttaaaaagtactttaaagcAAGTCATTAACTTCACATAGGAGCCTCTTTTTAACTTCTGTTTGTTTCAAAAGtataaaatcaatgtatttatgGTAAAATACAGTGTGACATAATACACGCCTCAGATGTGAGTAAAGTTAACTACATGACAAATGGACTCATTCACCTTGACCTGTTCATCCGGGGTTAAtactgactattttttttaaggtctgACTAGAGCGGAACTGAACAGGGTGTAGCTGGCACCCCACCCTATCCTCTTCCAGCCTCTGTTTGCTTTCCTCCTTCCTTCAGGTCTCCTTGGTGGGCTTCCTGTTTCTGTTGGGGCTCTATGTCTCCTCCCTGGCTTCCTGCATGGGCGGCTTGTACGGAGCACCCAGGATCCTTCAGTGCATCGCCCAAGAGAAAGTCATCCCTGCATTGACCTTTCTGGGAAAAGGGGTGTGTTGGATGAATacagttttacattttgaaacattGTCTGGTAATTAATGAGTTGCTAATATTCCGGAATTAACGATCTCAAGACCAAGTTTACCACTTTATtttattagctgccattgactctTTGCCATGAATGACCTCCAGCTCTCATAGTTTAAAAGAACTAAACATTTATTGTTGTCAACTTTAAACTTTAACCTTAAAATGTTgtccattttaaatcattaatattTGTAAAAGCCCCCACCTAAGATTGACCTGAAGTGCTTCAGGTCTGATTGTATGAAAGGAATGGAGGAGAGTCACTAATTATAGCGCACGACCACCAGTAAAGAAGTGAGCAGATTGACTGCAATACAGCAAAGACAAGCTCACTgcacacatataaacacacaagAGTCCTGGTGACTTTCCCGACCCCGTCCACCCCACTTTTCCTTAGACTGGCAGCAGTGTCTGACTCTAACCTCTCTCATTGGGCTGGAATGAGGCTCGAGACATCTTGGCCCAAATCAAAGGTTCAGAACAAACGCAGGAAGGGCGACAGGCTGGACTCTGCTCCACTGTGTGCTCTGGATCTATGCCAGACGCACAGCGGCGCTCATGTAACCGGCCGATATGACCTAGGAAGAAAAAGCCAGGCGAGTTAAAAAGCTACAGCTTCAAACGGTTTGAAAAGTCGGTGTGAATTTGGCAAAGAGATGATTATTGTTGATGCAACGGAGAGAGGAAAACTGAAGAACATTCAAGTTGTTTTGTCAATTAAAGAGCCCCATAAAgtgtttatgcaaaaaaaaatgtaaacttcaGTGAACATTTTGTAAAGTGGGAGGAAGCCAAAGTGTCCATCAGAACATAGAAAGGCCTTAAATCTTATCTTTTGTGCTTGCaactattttgaaatgaatagaCTTTGACCTACAACATGACATGGTTGGCTGGATCTAAGTTTGACACATGCAAAAGCATCAGTGCGGCTATGTCCTTGTTTGTTGTGACTAACCATGTAAAACTGTCCTACAGAAAGGCCCAAACAAGACTCCTGTAGCAGCCATCTTTCTGACCAGCCTGCTTAGCATGGCCTTTGTTTTCATTGGCCAGGTCAACATATTGGCACCCATCGTCACCATCAACTTTATGCTCACCTACAGCTTCATTGACTACTCCTACTTCTGCGTATCTATGACAGTCAAGTTGATGGAAAAGGGCAAAACCAACCAAGATGTAGGAAGCCTGCAAAGATCCACCAGGCAACCCCTGATTGAGACAACTACCCCTGATTATGGAAGTGCAGGAGAAAACCCAGAGAGAAAGGGCACTTTGCTTGAGTTTACCAAGGATATGGATCGGATTTTTCCCTCTTCCTCCAGCGGAGTTCCAGGACCTCAAATGGCCTTACAAGGGAGGAGCTCGGGCAAAGAGGTCAAGCAGAAGCTGATGGACAGTTTTGGCTTGAATTTGAACAAGAATGTGTTTGAAGATAAGGACGACCCGCCTGAGGAAGTGGCTGAGGTGGAGCAAAAGAAAACTTGTGTTGAACTAAATCCATCTTCTGGGTCTAGCAGTAGAGGTACTCCACATTTGacagaaaatacaattttattaaCATTCTCTTTTATTAACACCATTATTGTGTTCATACTATTGATCTTACAGGTAAAGCAGACCAGCAGAACTTAGAAATTAAAACCCATCCTGACTCAACCTATGCTAAGTTTAGCAACCATTGGATGGCTCTTGTTGGTGTGAGTTTTGCacttgatttgttgtttttatctgaTTTAAATGAGTCCAGTTTGTGTCTATTTTTATCTTTCAGGCATTGAGTTCCTTTTTGATCATGTTTGTTATTCAGTGGATTTACGCACTAGCAAATATAGTTGTTGCCCTGCTGCTCTTCTTCTACATTGGTAAAACCAGCCCTGGACTACAAAGTGGTAACTTTCCCACTACACCATTAATATGAGGTTCATGTCATTATGAGACACCCATTTAatacatttgctgccattgacgactttGAAACATCATTGGTTAAACCGATAGTGCTTGATTTGTCGGAAGATAAACTAGCACcgctttgtggaatagtttggacatccAAGGTTCATAATATGAAACACAAGAAATGATCCAATTTTGAAGTAGTGAGGTCAAAGAGACCAGAAAAGGAATTTTGCAGTAACTTAAAGATTAGCTGAGTGTTCTCAAACCCATTCTACAAAgtgttttcatttcaaccaAACTAAATgacacctttccaccaatctggtgtcttactAGTGTAATCAATTGATTGTAGTCAGGTACTTCTTGTGTTAGCAGAATACTCTTTGGTAAATCTCTCTTTATTGGAtatgtttgaatgaaaacctacaCCTGCCGTGGGTCTTTGGTTCtggtccaaacaaaaaagtgcTGTAAATAGAATATGAGTAGTAATATGCAATACTGTAATATTAACCAAACATTTAGTAATTTAACAGATTTCGTGAACCTGGATTTTAGCTTCTTAACTTTTCATTCACGTCATCCTTTCCCAGTCCAACAAAGGATCGTTTTGTAATGATTGGGCACATTCCAGTTTGGTCACTGTATTCCAGACTGTAATACAAACTGATATTATAATCAAGGACGGAGCTTATAGGTTGTTTCAGCCTGGCAGCTATTGAGGCTCAACATCCTAAGAACGGCGGTTGTAGGGTCATTTAAGTCTCACATCACATTTGATCGAGCACCAGCAGCACATTTTTCTGCTACTTCGAATTTGTAGTAATGGGTTTGATGAGAACACTCTTCTGTGCTACTAAATTCACTTGAAATATTTGCATGCTATTTCATCTATTATTTGACGTAACATATtcttttcattaatattttcaGGTGTCGGGGCCCGATTCAGTTTATTTGCGTGGCTCAAATCAACGTTGACGCGCATTTGCAGGTATCCGttctattatttgtatttactgTATACTATGAATGTGACTGCCTGAATCATGCCCTGATAACATGCCCAAATTTAACTTTGAACATGATTGACATGTGCCGCCAGATGGAAACCTCATAGAGATGAAATCGTCGTGACACCATGTCTATCAGTTGTCGGCCTTAAAACTAAGCAGCTGACAGAAGAAAATGCTGACTTTGCATCTCGGAATCGCTACCATCAGTCCTTGTTCATTATGAAGGATGAGGTGGTACAACAGCCACATTGGTGACTTAAGCAGTATTTCAACTATAGtacattattttttgcaaatttgtCTTGCGCAAAATCTTTCTGTAGTCAGTTTCTATCAGTATCTGAAAGATTTAAGGACTTCTGATTACATGTTGTACAAAAAGCTAAGTCAGACTACATTCAAATTGTGTACTCATGATTCATGTGAGTCCAGGAGTATTCGACTTCATATGTATTCATTTCATAACTACTTGCACTGTATAACATAGTAGAGATTACAACATAAAGAAACCATAAGATACATATACCGTCCCCAGATACCATAAAAATGTCCCTTCTGTCATTAGAGTTTTCCTTAAATCCATAAATTCAGAATTGAAATGAACTCCCATCGGGATCGATCAATATCGCACAGCCAGGTATCATAAGCCAAAGAGATGATACCAGTGTAATACAACAAAATACACACTtagttatataaaaataaataatttagcaataacaatattttcaaaaaatatatattttcaaaaatatacattacaaTAAATAGATATATTATCAGGATCAATCAATACCACACAGCCAGGCATCATGAGCAAAAGTGATGATACTAGTGTAATGCAAAAAATAGACACTTAGtcctgttaaaaataaataatcttaCATTGAATTTGTTATTGGCGTTATCTACTATGcaagtgcgtgcgt
Above is a window of Stigmatopora nigra isolate UIUO_SnigA chromosome 11, RoL_Snig_1.1, whole genome shotgun sequence DNA encoding:
- the slc12a8 gene encoding solute carrier family 12 member 8, with the translated sequence MESLPVGWPGHIYGDLRDGATLGKERNSSNTNPQENDLFHEDAQGFQQSSQPWWRIKLFMWEPVLFGTWDGVFTTCMINIFGVVLFLRTGFLVGNTGVLVGMLLVSMVVLFALVTVMSGIGVCEYCGVGSGGVYSMISTVLGGRVGGSVGLLYVFGQCVAGAMYITGFSESVAQLLAFKSQWAVRGMSAGVLLALLGINLAGVKWIVRLQLLLLAVLAISTLDFVIGTFTHLDPAHGFMGYSVGLLSRNTLPEYSPGENFFTVFGVFFPAATGVMSGFNMSPDLRRPEHNIPVGTLAAVFTSWFLYLVFVFLLGAICSREALRYDFLISEKVSLVGFLFLLGLYVSSLASCMGGLYGAPRILQCIAQEKVIPALTFLGKGKGPNKTPVAAIFLTSLLSMAFVFIGQVNILAPIVTINFMLTYSFIDYSYFCVSMTVKLMEKGKTNQDVGSLQRSTRQPLIETTTPDYGSAGENPERKGTLLEFTKDMDRIFPSSSSGVPGPQMALQGRSSGKEVKQKLMDSFGLNLNKNVFEDKDDPPEEVAEVEQKKTCVELNPSSGSSSRGKADQQNLEIKTHPDSTYAKFSNHWMALVGALSSFLIMFVIQWIYALANIVVALLLFFYIGKTSPGLQSGVGARFSLFAWLKSTLTRICRWKPHRDEIVVTPCLSVVGLKTKQLTEENADFASRNRYHQSLFIMKDEVVQQPHW